One Novosphingobium sp. EMRT-2 DNA segment encodes these proteins:
- a CDS encoding class I SAM-dependent methyltransferase, translating to MTGGATTARDDRSLTATFTRLIAATGPLSIAHFMAESNARYYDSRDPLGLTGDFITAPEVSQMFGELIGLWLADIWSRAGAPDPVHYVELGPGRGTLARDALRVMRRQGMAPAVHFVEGSTALRAIQREHHPDANWHDDLSTLPAGAPLLIVANEFLDALPVHQLVKTAAGWRERLVGMHEGRLAPVVGARPMDAAVAMGGTVSAALAALIADAPDGAILESSPASVAAVRAVAERLAAQGGAALFIDYGHTAPRLGSTLQAVRAHRKVDAFAMPGEADLTAHVDFAAMAETAEAGGARWMGTAEQGHWLRALGIGARAQALARSAPAQVATLNAALDRLTGESQMGALFKVMGLANPGWPAGAGFPR from the coding sequence ATCGTTCGCTCACCGCGACGTTCACCCGCCTGATCGCCGCCACCGGGCCACTGAGCATCGCGCATTTCATGGCCGAATCGAACGCGCGCTATTACGATTCGCGCGACCCGCTCGGCCTGACGGGAGACTTCATCACCGCCCCGGAAGTCAGCCAGATGTTCGGCGAACTGATCGGGTTGTGGCTGGCGGACATCTGGTCCCGCGCCGGCGCGCCTGATCCCGTCCACTACGTCGAACTCGGCCCCGGCCGGGGCACTCTGGCGCGCGACGCGCTGCGCGTGATGCGACGACAGGGCATGGCGCCCGCCGTGCATTTCGTGGAAGGCAGCACGGCGCTGCGCGCGATCCAGCGCGAACACCATCCCGATGCCAACTGGCACGACGATCTCTCCACCTTGCCCGCGGGCGCGCCGCTGCTGATCGTCGCCAATGAGTTCCTCGATGCGCTGCCGGTGCATCAACTGGTGAAGACCGCCGCTGGCTGGCGCGAACGCCTGGTGGGGATGCACGAAGGCAGGCTGGCCCCGGTGGTGGGCGCGCGCCCTATGGATGCGGCGGTGGCGATGGGTGGCACCGTCTCCGCCGCGCTTGCCGCGCTGATCGCGGACGCGCCCGACGGCGCGATCCTCGAAAGCAGTCCCGCGTCTGTGGCGGCTGTGCGCGCGGTCGCGGAACGGCTGGCCGCGCAGGGCGGCGCTGCGCTGTTCATCGACTATGGCCACACCGCGCCGCGCCTTGGCAGCACGCTGCAGGCGGTACGCGCGCACCGCAAGGTCGATGCTTTCGCCATGCCCGGCGAGGCTGACCTCACCGCGCACGTCGATTTCGCGGCGATGGCGGAGACCGCCGAAGCCGGCGGCGCGCGGTGGATGGGCACGGCGGAACAGGGCCACTGGCTCCGCGCGCTCGGCATCGGCGCACGCGCGCAGGCGTTGGCGCGCTCGGCACCGGCACAGGTCGCGACCCTCAACGCGGCGCTCGACCGACTGACCGGGGAATCGCAGATGGGCGCGCTTTTCAAGGTTATGGGGCTGGCGAACCCCGGCTGGCCTGCGGGCGCCGGTTTCCCGCGCTAG